The Aestuariibaculum lutulentum genome segment CGATACCGTCAATTAAAATTAATGGATTTACCTTACCGGATCCGAAAGACCCTAAACCACGAATAAAGAAATCGGAGTTATCAGCTCCTGGCTCACCACTTCTTTGAACGGCAATCATACCTGATACACGACCAGCCATCATGGTTGTTAAGTTACTTGTAGGTCCTTTAATTTCTTTAGGTGAAATTGTAGTAATGGAACTTACCAAACTTGCCTTTTTCTGAGTACCAAAACCTACAATAACAACTTCATCTAAAGCTTCCTGACTTTCATTAAGTACAATACTAAATACCGATTTTTCGCCAATTACAACTTCCTGCTCTTCGTACCCAACATAGGATACGACTAAAGTAGTAGCTGAAGCTTCTATTTCAAGTTGAAATTCACCATCGAAATCTGTTACAACTCCATTTGTTGTTCCTTTTACGAGAACGTTAGCTCCTGGCAAAGGCATTCCTGATGCATCTTTAACCACACCAGTAATAATGCGCTTTTGGATTTCACTATTGAAATCTACTGTTTTTCCTTCGTTAGCTTGAACTTGATAAGCTGTCACACACAACAGGAGCACCACCAGTTTGAATTTAAAATCAAATTCAGGACAAGAAAAAAAGACTTTCCTCATTTTAATTAGTTTTATCATATTAATTAGTTTTTGTTTAAGTGGTTTTAATATTCGTTATTTCTATTAAGAAACTAGATATCAAAAAATGTTGGTTTGGTTTAGTTCTCATGTCATAATTGTTTAGTTTAGTTTTATTTTAGTTAGTTATTGGTGATTTTTTTTTCTTACTCTTTAATCAGTTTAATTTGGTAACTATAGGTGTACTGTTTATCGTGCAATCGGTATGGTTTGTGAGGATAAGCTCCCCAACTGTTATCTCCCCCAACGCCGCGTTGTTTTAAATCGATGTGTAAATACACTTTATCGTTCTCTACAACAATATCTGTTGGATGGGTCTGACTTTTGAAGGTCCCTCCGTCTAAAGCTTCTGTAGACATGTGTAATGCACTAAAGCCTAATGGTTGTGCACCTATAATTTGCAATCCTTGATTTGCCGAGTTTTCAAGGGTTAACCAACGTACATCGGTTTTATAACCAGCCTCTTGTGGACGGATATATTCCCAAGTGTATTGATTCTTAACTGTATCGTTATACATACCTAAAAACGAAGAGGTGTTTCTGTCTGAATAATTTTCCCATGGCCCTCTTCCGTAATAGGCTAAATTATCGAAGCTTCCATCTAGCACCATACGCATACCAAATCTTGGTAATTCAGGTAATTCTTTACCTTCCATATCAATACTTGCTGTGATGTTTATTGAACCATCATTTTGAATAAGGTATTCAACAGTATAAGGCACATCTAATTTGCTTATTATAAATTCTGCCTTTACAGGTAAACCACTCACTGTTTTTTCTCCAACTTCTACACGTTTCACTTTTAAATCCTGATGCGCGAATTTCCAATCGCCCAAACGTTCCGGCATTTTGTTACCGTAATCATTATCGGTTGGAGCTCTCCAGAAAAATGGCTCAGGAAATTGTGAAATTATTTTTGAATGACTATCTGCAAATCGATACTGAAATAATTTACCTGATTTTAAATCAAGATCCCCAATAATATTTCCTGCTGCAAAATGGAGTACATCTCTAAACACTTCATAAATTATCTTTCCTTCTGAAGTCGAAATATTATCAAAGTAAGAATAGCTTCCTAATTTAAATTGCTCTCTTGCTATTTCATGACCTGCAGGAACTAAAGTCGCTTCATTTTTGGTATAGCCATATACATCTAAATAATATTCCTTATCACTATCTAACATTGGTAGATTTAAAATCACATCTTTAGATTCGTTTGGTAATGCTGATATCTCAAAACTACCTTCATCAACCTTAGCTCCATTAGCTTTCAGTACCCATTTAAAAGTATATTGATCTAAATTGGTGAAATTGTATTCATTAGTAACTTGAAGTTTATTTCCGTTTAACTTAAAAGCAATACTTTGAAAAACCTTCTTTACTTCCTCTAAAGCTGGATGAGGAGTTCTATCGGCTGACACCAATCCGTTAGCACAAAAGTTCTGATCGTGTTGTAAATTTTCACCTCCCAAATCGCCTCCGTAGGCCCAAAACATTCTTCCATCTTCGGTTTCTGTTTTTAATCCTTGGTCTACCCAATCCCAAATGAAACCACCTTGCATTTTTTTACTGGTGTTCATAATGTCTCGGTATTCCTGAAAATTTCCGTTACTATTCCCCATAGCATGCGAGTACTCACACATGATAAATGGTCTTTGTTTATCGCTTTTTGCATAATCCTTCATGTAATCTATTCCCGGATACATTGGGCAAACAATATCGGTATCGGCATTTTCATCAGCTTGCTCAAACTGAACAAAACGCGTTTTATCACGCTCTTTTAGCCATTTATAACCTTCGTAGAATACAGGTCCGTTACCACACTCGTTGCCCATAGACCATAAAATAATAGATGTTGCATTTTTGTCCTGCTCCAACATACGTTTCATACGGTCTAAATGTGCCGGTGCCCATTCAGGCAAATAAGCTGGATGTTTTTCTTTATCAAACCAGCCTTGTTTTTCGGCTCCCATGGCGTGCGTTTCAATATTTGCTTCATCTACAATATAAAATCCGTATTCATCAGCTAACTCATATAAATAAGGATCATGCGGATAATGACTCATACGAATAGAATTAATATTATTTTGCTTCATGACTTTTAAGTCTAAAAGCATAGTTTCTCTATTTGGCTTATGACCGGAGATACCATCATGTTCGTGCAGATTTACGCCATTAACCATTAACGGCTCACCGTTAACCATTAATTGAGCCTCTTTAATTTCAACTTTTCTAAAGCCTATTTTCTTGGAAATAACTTGTGTGTTCTTTTTATCGACTAACGAGATGATGTATCTATATAAATAAGGTGATTCTGCACTCCACTTCTCAACATTGTTTATTGTTGCAGAAAAATTTACGCTTTTATCTGAACCTGAAATTTTCTTTTCTTCAGAATGCACCTCCTTACCCTTAGCATCAAGTAAACGAATGGATGCTACTTGGTTTTTAGCAGCCTTCTTTCCGAATTGTCTTAAATCGATATCGACATTAAAAAGTCCGTTTGTGTAAGTATTATCTAAATTAGCCTGAGCGAAATAATCCCAGATTGTGGTTTTAGGCATGGCTTGTAAATACACATCACGTTCAATACCACTTAAACGCCAGAAATCCTGGTCTTCTAAATAGCTTCCATCATGCCACCGAAACACTTGCACAGCCAAAACATTATTTCCTTCATTTAAATATTTAGTAACATTAAACTCTGCAGCTGTTTTAGAAGCCTTAGTCATACCTATTTCCTCTCCATTTAAAAAGATTCTGGCATAACCCGATATAGAACCGAAATGTAATATAACTTCTTTATCATCCCAATCCTTAGATATTTTAAAGGTCGTTCTGTAACTTCCTACTGGATTATAATTTTCATCAATAAAAGGTGGATTCTTGGGAAACGGATAGGTTACATTGGTATATATAGGTGTATCATATCCTTCAATTTCCCAGTTTGAAGGCACATTAATAGCGTTCCAATTTGAATCATCTAAATCTACTTTATAAAAATCTAATGGCCTTTCAGATGGTTTTTTAACAATATTAAATTTCCATGTACCATTAAGACTTTGATAATATTCAGATGTTTCTGTCAGGCTAGTTGCTGCACAAGCTTCATCATGATAAAGCACAAAAGATGACCTGCCTTTTTCTTTATTTCTATCAATAATACCAGGATTCTCCCATTCGTTTTTACTGTTTTGAGCAAAACCTAAATTGACAAGTAAATAGCATAACGGAACTAAAATTAGTTTACGCATTGTATAATTAGTTTATTTTATATTTAGTGGTTGGCTTATTAAAATGTACAAAAGACACTTATAATAATATTACAAATCTGAACAATTAAAAACTTTAAATAAGGGGATAAATTGACTAAAAAGAGGGTAATAAATGTCCAAATGACAATTTATACCCTATACCTCAAACACAACAACAGATTCATAATCAATTTATTGACTTAAAAACCCTAAATCCTGTGATATTTATACCTCATCATAGCCTCGATTAAATAGTAATCGCCATAACTAAGCGGAACATCTATTTCTGTTTTCTCCGGAATATGACCAACGCCATGCTTTAAAAGAAACCCTCCATTGGTATTATCCTTTGCTATATATTCATCAGAGGTTAATGTAGTAATCATGGTTTTGGCTGCAGAATCGTATTTTTCTACCAGGTCGCCTTCTACATAATGTTTTAATTCTAAAAGTGCCGATGCCATAATAGCACCTGCTGATGAATCTCTTAAAGCATTAGGAATATCAGGCGCATTAAAATCCCAGTAAGGCACCATATCCTTTGGCATATTTGGATGATTTAGAATAAAACCTGCAATACCATTGGCCTGAGCCAGGTATTTTTTATCCTTAGTTTCTCTATACATTACCGTGTAACCATACAAACCCCAGGCCTGACCACGGGCCCAGGCAGAATCATCAGAATACCCTTGTGCCGTGCGCTTCTTCTTTACCGAACCATCATTTTTACTGTAATTTAATACGTGGTAAGAACTATAATCATTTCTGAAATGATTTTCTATTGTAGTATTTGCATGCGTCACAGCAATATTATAATACTTAGGATCTTTACTGTATTTAGAGGCCCAGAATAATAATTCTAAATTCATCATGTTGTCTATAATCACTAAATAATCATCTTCTGAAGCATCCCAAGACTTAATACAGCCAACTGTATCATTAAACCTTGAAGCCAAAGATTTGGCGCTATTCATTAATATAGTTTTGTATTCTGGTGACGGATTTAAACGCTCAGCATTTCCAAAACTACAATACATCATAAATCCTAAATCATGTGTCGTAGTATTGTATTGTTCACGTTGTAAATCAGCCAAAACACGTTTTATTTCGTCTTGAAAAACCGGATTACTGGCGTTTTCATTTAAATACAATAACGATCCCGGATAAAACCCGCTACACCACCAACCAGAGCGACTGGTTTCTAGCTTTTCCTGACTTACATGATATGTTTTTGGATATCTCCCCTCTGGCAAAACTTCCTTTAAATGCTCATATTGAGTTTCTGCAATTTTTAAAGTCTCATCAATTTTATTCATTAATGGATCTTCCTTTTTACACGAGTTAAAAGAACAGATAATTCCTATTACTATTAAAACCTTTTTAACCATTTTTTTTTACCTATTTTTTACTCTTGATGAGCTTTTTTAAATTATTTACTTCTAACATTTTTACAGGAGTTGAATTTCTATCGGCAACGCCTTCTCCATCTATTTGTGTTACATTCTGAAAAAACACATGTAGTTTCCTTTTACTGTTCCATAAATTGATATCGTAATTAGGCTCCCACTGTCCGACTGAGGTTTCGCTCAAATCGACAACTTCCCACGGCGTTTTATTTTCTAAATTCTGAGAATAAGTTAAAGATACTTTACTTCCTCTGGACGCTTCTCTAAAAAGCACAGCTACAAAATCATCCTTAATAAGAATATCTGGTCGTGAAACAGGAATGCTTTTAGTTCCTCCTCCTCCTAAAACAAAGGATTCTGTTCTAAATCCGGTATTTACTTTTTTCCAGCTATTATCTTTTAAATACACGATTTGATATTGTGGAATATCATCAACATTCCAATACGTTACGATATAAGGATTACCTTCATGATTTGCGGTAATTGAAGTTTGATTGATGAGATTACTATTTTGAGGAATTTTCCAAGCATACTCAGCTGATGACAACGTAATAGGAAGATTATAAGCTTCTGAAGTAGAGTTCTCCCAGGTTTTTCCTCCATCCAAAGAACGCGCATAACATAAATCATGGTTTGTCTCAACATCCCAGGTTTCACGCCAAACCCAAGACAAATGAATCACGCCTTGACCATCTACCGCAACCTGCCAATAGGCGCTGCGCTGATTTTCTCCATCTATAAGATTACTTTGTATTTGTGTCCATTTTTCAGACTGAATATCATAAGAATTAATAACCAAATTACCGCGTCCTGATTGTCCTGAACGGTAGAAAAACAATACATTCCCATTAGGTAAATTATAAAATTCAGGATAAGTAACTTTGTCTTCCTGTTTACCTGTCATTGGTAATTCTTCACTCAATTTTAAACTTAACGGAGCTTTACTCTTTGCATATCTGAGCTTGGTATCATGATGATCCCAACTAACATGTAAATACCCTTCACCATCAACCGCCAAACTAATATCATTATGTGCGTCTTTGGTGTTTCCTTGGTATTGGGTTTGAGCAATCTCCCAGTTTGAAGTATTAACTTTTCGTTTCCCCAACACCAAATAACTGTCTTGATTGTAATAGGCTACAAATTGATAACCCGAATGTGTAGTAATCGCATTTTTTCTGAATTTAACAGTATTTACCGAATTCTTACTCCAGCCTTCCCCGATATAACTATATGAAACATTTTGAGCACAGGACGAAAAACACAACAAATAGCTTGTTGCTATAATGAGCAAGTTAAACTTCAGAAAAATGCTTCTTTTCATTTTAATAGTAAAATGTGAGTTTTAGTTTTGTTGATTTTCGCTTAATAAGTGTTCTAAACGCACTTATTAAAACAGGTAGTTCAAAATTGGACAAAAAACACCTTGCAATGCGGGTAAAAAATGGCTAAAACAGGGATACAAAACGTCCAAAACAAAATAAAAGCGAAAGATTCCCGCTTTTAAGTGTTCTTTTAACTTTTAAGTTATATTTGTAACAATTAAATTGAATATTTTATTTCAAATTGAAATGAACAAAAGTCAAATATGTGAAGAATTTTGTTTATTTATTTTTAGATAGATCCGAAGGCAGCTTTTCAAACTGTTCCTTAAACAGTTTTCTAAAATACTTGACATTATTGAAACCAACTTCGTAAGATGCCTGAGCGATGGTATAGTTTCCGCTCTCTATTAACTCTGCGGCTTTATCTAACTTTACCTTTCTAATAAACTGATTAATATTTAAGCCCGTAACCGCTTTAAGTTTTCTAAACAACGACGTACGACTCATGCCCATATGTTGAGCAACATCCCAAACATCCATTTTTTCCTGATCGAGATTATTAAGCACGACTTGAGTTAATTTATTCAAAAAGCCTTTCTCCTGATCTAATAACGAATTCTTATCTTCTAATCCTTCTAGTTTAACTTCATCTTTATTTAAAAAATAATGGCGTAATTGCTTTCTAACGTCTAATAAATTTCGAATTCTGGCTTGTAGAATCTGGCCACTAAACGGTTTCACTATATAATCGTCTGCACCATACTTATATCCTTCCTGAATACTTTCCGCATTACCTTTTGCGGTAAGCAATATAATTGGAATATGTGTGGTTTCTGTTGTCTCCTTCAATATGTTACAAAGCTCAATACCATTCATTTTAGGCATCATAACATCAGACACTATCAAATCCGGAATGTAACGTTTAGCCTTTTCAAGACCCTCTTCTCCATTATTGGCATAAATAAGATCGTATTTACCCTCCAGTAATCCATCTAAATACTTTAAAATATCAGGGTTATCATCTATGAGCAATACCAATTCATTATTTTCAGTTACATTTAAATTAGCATTCGTTTTTGTTGTTTTGTCTAATTCTGCAAATGGCACCCAATCTTCAATTTCGTTATGTTCCTCTTTATCTGTCGTATTTGCAGTATCTAAAACCGCATTCACAAATAGAGATTTATCGCGAGGAATTATTACTGTAAAGGTACTTCCTTTTTTCTCCTCACTTTCAATTTGAATACTGCCCATGTGTAGTTCGGCAAAACTTTTAGAAAGCGCCAAGCCAATTCCTATACCCTGTTTACTCTTAACGGAATTTGACTGATAATACCTTTCAAAAACATGTTCTAATTCAGTTTTACTTATGCCATAGCCTGTATCTCTAACCTTGATTTCAAAACTATCCTCATCATATACCAAAGACACATAAATTTCACCATTATCGGGAGTGTATTTAAAAGCATTTGATAACAGATTATTGAAAATAATATGGATTTTTTCCAGATCGAACCAAGCCAGTAAAGGTTCATCCTGTAAATCGTAACTTAAAGCGATATTTCGTTTTTTAGCCAACGGAAAATAGTTATTAACCCACTGTTCTAAACAAGCATTTAAATTATGTTCTTCAATTCTTAATTTACTCAATCCTAAATTGGCTTTTCTAAATTCTAACAGCTTATTAATAGTTTGTAATAACTGCTTTGCGTTTTTTTGAATTAAGGTTAAACTGTTTTTGTGCTTTATAGATTTCTCCTCGGAAATCAAATCTTCCAACGGTGCTAAAATTAACGTTAAAGGCGTCTTAAGCTCATGAGAAAAGCTTGTAAAAAAGCGCATACGTTCTTCATTAAAATTATGCTCTAACTGACGCTCTTTCTTTTCTATAGATAAAGAATTGATAAGCTTTAAACGCTCGGCATAATACCTCATAAACCAATATATACCCAAAACTAAAACAACCAGATAACCAATATACGCCCAAGATGTTCGCCAAAATGGAGGAAGAACTTTTATTTTTATTTTTTTAAAAGTTTCATCGCCTGAACCAAACTTTGCTTTAACATTTAAAGTATAATCGCCGTAAGGTAAATTAATTAGGTTGACCTTACCATATTGATTTGTACTAATCCAATGGTTGTGATAACCATCAACACGGTAAGAATAATTCACATTTTTAGCAAACGGATATTTTAAAGCCACATAATCAATAGAAAAAAAAGTTTGATCCGGTTGCAAATAAATCTGATTTTCAAAAAGGATAGACTCATCTATAACTGCATCTTTTTCATTTTCAGAAACTTCTACCTTTTCATCCAAAACTTCCAGAGTTTTAAAAATAATAGGATAAGTCTCTCGCTTGCTATGAAGATTATCAGGATTAAAAATATTTAACCCTTTATCACCTCCAAGATATATCATACCCGAGGAAGTGAATAAACTCGACCCAATATTAAATTTCCCTTGCTGTACATTAGTATAGGTGTTTAAGTTATGAATAACATCGGTTAAAGCATTGTAATTACTAATCCCTTTATGGGTACCTAACCAAATATTCTCCTGATTTTCCATAACTATACTGGTAATTGTATTGTTACTTAAACCGTTTTTTTCAGTAAATCCTATGACTTCTCTTTTCTCTGGACTTAATCGTATTAACCCCTCGTTTTGGGTTCCCGCCAGCACATCACCACTCGGCAGAGCCAGTATACTATAAATCACATTACTTTTAAAATCTTGAATAGTACTGGAATTATAAAATGTCATCGTGTTTTGGGTTGGTATATATTTTAAAATACCATCGCCATAGGTTGCCATCCAAAAATGACCTTTATCGTCTTCACTAATATCTCGAATATCAAGTTTTCCTAAAACATTAACAAACTTAAAGGCATCATTGATTTCGTCATACATATATAAACCACCTCTATTAGTCCCTACCCATATCTGGTGCTTCCTATCTTCAAAAATTACCCGAACATCACTTCCTAAGGTTATATCTCCTTGCAAATAGTGCTTGGAAATGCCTGTATCCGGATCCATTTTATTTAAACCACCCTGATAAGTTCCTACCCAAAGGCGTTTTTTAGAATCTTCTAATAATGAAATAATGTAGTTATTACTAATAGTATTAGGATTATTCGGGTCATGCCTAAAATATTTGAACTGCCGCGTTTCTGGATCAAACAAATCTAAACCAGCACCATCCGTTCCAATCCATATACGTTTGTCTGAACGCTCTGCTAAAGCGCCAATACGATCATGACTAAGTCCTTCGCCTCCTGTCATTTTTCGCAATAATTTTATAGGTTCTCCTTGTGGATTTACATAGTTTAAACCTGTACTGGTTCCAATCCACATATTACCATCCTTATCCATTTTTAAGGCAGAAACCGTTCTGTTAAACACACTGGAACCATCATCGGCTGGCAAAAACCATTTTACCTGAAAATCTGTTTTTTGGTGTAAAAAATCAGATTTATTAATAATATTAAGTCCTCCGTTTCTAGTTCCAATCCATAACTGACCAGAATGATCTTCTTCAAAACAAAGAATGTTATCGTCACTAAGTCCTTTACCTTCTTTTAAAGACGTTCCCAGATGTAGGGTGTCTTTTTTATTAGTTATCACATGAAGTCCATTATTTGCACCAATCCATAAGTTACCTTCTTTATCGTTAAATAATGACTCAATTAAAAAAGACTTCCCTTGCTCATTCCCTTGTAACGAAACACGAGTGACTTTATCGGTTTTTAGATTAATTTTATTCAATCCGCTGCCTGCTGTTCCAACCCATAGCAAAGAATCTCCTTGAAGCGCCATACTACTGGTATAATTTGAAGACAACGACGCTTCGTCATTTCCTTTATAGCTATAAACCTTTGTTTTTCTGTTTTTATCGAAAACCTGAATACCACGCTCTAAAACAGCTAAGTACACCTCTCCCTTGCTACCTAACTCTAACCGTGAAATATGCTTACCCAATAAACCTTTCTCTTCATTAATAATCTCAATTTTTTCGGTTTTAGAATCGTAAACATTCAGTCCTTCTGATGTTGCTATTAGTAGTTTATGGTCCTTAAAAGCTTTTATTTCATTAATAAAATCGTCGCTCAAGCTTTGATTTCCGCGGTCTTCATCTCTCTCAAAAACGGTAAACTGCGTCCCATCATATCTATTCAAACCTTCAGAAGTTCCAATCCAAATAAAGCCCAAGGAATCCTGAGCAATACTATTAATGCCATTGTTCGACAAGCCCAACTCTACATCAAGTAAATAAAAATACAACTCGTGTTCAATGGAATTAAACTGTTGCAAAGAGT includes the following:
- a CDS encoding glycoside hydrolase family 2 TIM barrel-domain containing protein; protein product: MRKLILVPLCYLLVNLGFAQNSKNEWENPGIIDRNKEKGRSSFVLYHDEACAATSLTETSEYYQSLNGTWKFNIVKKPSERPLDFYKVDLDDSNWNAINVPSNWEIEGYDTPIYTNVTYPFPKNPPFIDENYNPVGSYRTTFKISKDWDDKEVILHFGSISGYARIFLNGEEIGMTKASKTAAEFNVTKYLNEGNNVLAVQVFRWHDGSYLEDQDFWRLSGIERDVYLQAMPKTTIWDYFAQANLDNTYTNGLFNVDIDLRQFGKKAAKNQVASIRLLDAKGKEVHSEEKKISGSDKSVNFSATINNVEKWSAESPYLYRYIISLVDKKNTQVISKKIGFRKVEIKEAQLMVNGEPLMVNGVNLHEHDGISGHKPNRETMLLDLKVMKQNNINSIRMSHYPHDPYLYELADEYGFYIVDEANIETHAMGAEKQGWFDKEKHPAYLPEWAPAHLDRMKRMLEQDKNATSIILWSMGNECGNGPVFYEGYKWLKERDKTRFVQFEQADENADTDIVCPMYPGIDYMKDYAKSDKQRPFIMCEYSHAMGNSNGNFQEYRDIMNTSKKMQGGFIWDWVDQGLKTETEDGRMFWAYGGDLGGENLQHDQNFCANGLVSADRTPHPALEEVKKVFQSIAFKLNGNKLQVTNEYNFTNLDQYTFKWVLKANGAKVDEGSFEISALPNESKDVILNLPMLDSDKEYYLDVYGYTKNEATLVPAGHEIAREQFKLGSYSYFDNISTSEGKIIYEVFRDVLHFAAGNIIGDLDLKSGKLFQYRFADSHSKIISQFPEPFFWRAPTDNDYGNKMPERLGDWKFAHQDLKVKRVEVGEKTVSGLPVKAEFIISKLDVPYTVEYLIQNDGSINITASIDMEGKELPELPRFGMRMVLDGSFDNLAYYGRGPWENYSDRNTSSFLGMYNDTVKNQYTWEYIRPQEAGYKTDVRWLTLENSANQGLQIIGAQPLGFSALHMSTEALDGGTFKSQTHPTDIVVENDKVYLHIDLKQRGVGGDNSWGAYPHKPYRLHDKQYTYSYQIKLIKE
- a CDS encoding glycoside hydrolase family protein, translating into MNKIDETLKIAETQYEHLKEVLPEGRYPKTYHVSQEKLETSRSGWWCSGFYPGSLLYLNENASNPVFQDEIKRVLADLQREQYNTTTHDLGFMMYCSFGNAERLNPSPEYKTILMNSAKSLASRFNDTVGCIKSWDASEDDYLVIIDNMMNLELLFWASKYSKDPKYYNIAVTHANTTIENHFRNDYSSYHVLNYSKNDGSVKKKRTAQGYSDDSAWARGQAWGLYGYTVMYRETKDKKYLAQANGIAGFILNHPNMPKDMVPYWDFNAPDIPNALRDSSAGAIMASALLELKHYVEGDLVEKYDSAAKTMITTLTSDEYIAKDNTNGGFLLKHGVGHIPEKTEIDVPLSYGDYYLIEAMMRYKYHRI
- a CDS encoding BNR repeat-containing protein; its protein translation is MKRSIFLKFNLLIIATSYLLCFSSCAQNVSYSYIGEGWSKNSVNTVKFRKNAITTHSGYQFVAYYNQDSYLVLGKRKVNTSNWEIAQTQYQGNTKDAHNDISLAVDGEGYLHVSWDHHDTKLRYAKSKAPLSLKLSEELPMTGKQEDKVTYPEFYNLPNGNVLFFYRSGQSGRGNLVINSYDIQSEKWTQIQSNLIDGENQRSAYWQVAVDGQGVIHLSWVWRETWDVETNHDLCYARSLDGGKTWENSTSEAYNLPITLSSAEYAWKIPQNSNLINQTSITANHEGNPYIVTYWNVDDIPQYQIVYLKDNSWKKVNTGFRTESFVLGGGGTKSIPVSRPDILIKDDFVAVLFREASRGSKVSLTYSQNLENKTPWEVVDLSETSVGQWEPNYDINLWNSKRKLHVFFQNVTQIDGEGVADRNSTPVKMLEVNNLKKLIKSKK
- a CDS encoding two-component regulator propeller domain-containing protein, with product MKHFLFYITFLCFATGTAQNSLQQFNSIEHELYFYLLDVELGLSNNGINSIAQDSLGFIWIGTSEGLNRYDGTQFTVFERDEDRGNQSLSDDFINEIKAFKDHKLLIATSEGLNVYDSKTEKIEIINEEKGLLGKHISRLELGSKGEVYLAVLERGIQVFDKNRKTKVYSYKGNDEASLSSNYTSSMALQGDSLLWVGTAGSGLNKINLKTDKVTRVSLQGNEQGKSFLIESLFNDKEGNLWIGANNGLHVITNKKDTLHLGTSLKEGKGLSDDNILCFEEDHSGQLWIGTRNGGLNIINKSDFLHQKTDFQVKWFLPADDGSSVFNRTVSALKMDKDGNMWIGTSTGLNYVNPQGEPIKLLRKMTGGEGLSHDRIGALAERSDKRIWIGTDGAGLDLFDPETRQFKYFRHDPNNPNTISNNYIISLLEDSKKRLWVGTYQGGLNKMDPDTGISKHYLQGDITLGSDVRVIFEDRKHQIWVGTNRGGLYMYDEINDAFKFVNVLGKLDIRDISEDDKGHFWMATYGDGILKYIPTQNTMTFYNSSTIQDFKSNVIYSILALPSGDVLAGTQNEGLIRLSPEKREVIGFTEKNGLSNNTITSIVMENQENIWLGTHKGISNYNALTDVIHNLNTYTNVQQGKFNIGSSLFTSSGMIYLGGDKGLNIFNPDNLHSKRETYPIIFKTLEVLDEKVEVSENEKDAVIDESILFENQIYLQPDQTFFSIDYVALKYPFAKNVNYSYRVDGYHNHWISTNQYGKVNLINLPYGDYTLNVKAKFGSGDETFKKIKIKVLPPFWRTSWAYIGYLVVLVLGIYWFMRYYAERLKLINSLSIEKKERQLEHNFNEERMRFFTSFSHELKTPLTLILAPLEDLISEEKSIKHKNSLTLIQKNAKQLLQTINKLLEFRKANLGLSKLRIEEHNLNACLEQWVNNYFPLAKKRNIALSYDLQDEPLLAWFDLEKIHIIFNNLLSNAFKYTPDNGEIYVSLVYDEDSFEIKVRDTGYGISKTELEHVFERYYQSNSVKSKQGIGIGLALSKSFAELHMGSIQIESEEKKGSTFTVIIPRDKSLFVNAVLDTANTTDKEEHNEIEDWVPFAELDKTTKTNANLNVTENNELVLLIDDNPDILKYLDGLLEGKYDLIYANNGEEGLEKAKRYIPDLIVSDVMMPKMNGIELCNILKETTETTHIPIILLTAKGNAESIQEGYKYGADDYIVKPFSGQILQARIRNLLDVRKQLRHYFLNKDEVKLEGLEDKNSLLDQEKGFLNKLTQVVLNNLDQEKMDVWDVAQHMGMSRTSLFRKLKAVTGLNINQFIRKVKLDKAAELIESGNYTIAQASYEVGFNNVKYFRKLFKEQFEKLPSDLSKNK